CCGGTTCTGGCGGCGCGTGACCGGCGACAGTCAGCTGCGCTGGCTCGGTCCCGAAAAGGGCGTGATCCACCTCGCGACCTCCGCCGTCGTGAATGCAGCCTGGGATCTGATCGCCAGGAGGGCCGGAAAACCACTGTGGAAGCTGCTCGTCGATCTGACTCCCGAGCAAATCGTGGAGGCGATCGACTTTCGCTATATCAGCGACGCACTCAATCGCGAAGAAGCACTCGAGATCCTGTATCGCGCGGCGGATACGAAAGCGGAACGCGAGGCGGAGTTGCTTCGCGATGGTTATCCCGCGTACACGACCTCGGCCGGTTGGTTGGGTTATGACGACGAGAAGATCCGCCGCTTGAGCCGCGAAGCCGTGGCGAATTCCTGGACGCATATCAAGATCAAGGTAGGCTCGGATCTGGAAGACGATGTGCGCCGGGCGCGCATCATCCGAGAAGAGATTGGCCCAGACTGCCGACTGATGGTCGATGCGAATCAGGTCTGGGACGTGGAGCAGGCGATCACCTGGATGCAGCGCCTCGCCGAGTTCGATCCCTGGTGGATCGAAGAACCCACCAGCCCCGACGATGTCCTGGGGCACGCGCGCATTCGCCGAGAACTGGCACCGATCGGCGTGGCTACGGGTGAGCACTGCCACAATCGCGTGATGTTCAAACAGCTTCTACAGGCCGAAG
This bacterium DNA region includes the following protein-coding sequences:
- a CDS encoding L-fuconate dehydratase; the encoded protein is MATTISALRALDVRFPTSDFLDGSDAMNPDPDYSAACAILETDDATLRGHGHTFTIGRGNEVCVAAIEALRPLVVGLTLEEIAEHPGRFWRRVTGDSQLRWLGPEKGVIHLATSAVVNAAWDLIARRAGKPLWKLLVDLTPEQIVEAIDFRYISDALNREEALEILYRAADTKAEREAELLRDGYPAYTTSAGWLGYDDEKIRRLSREAVANSWTHIKIKVGSDLEDDVRRARIIREEIGPDCRLMVDANQVWDVEQAITWMQRLAEFDPWWIEEPTSPDDVLGHARIRRELAPIGVATGEHCHNRVMFKQLLQAEAIDFCQIDGCRLGGLNEVLAVLLLAAKFGVPVCPHAGGVGLCEYVQHFSIFDYICVSASLENRVIEYADHLHEHFQDPVIIRNGRYVPPEAPGFSVAFKKPSLEEYRFPDGRFWTRRLAAE